Below is a genomic region from Ascaphus truei isolate aAscTru1 chromosome 8, aAscTru1.hap1, whole genome shotgun sequence.
tccccgcatacacacccacacagtaagaccctgctatccccgcatacacacccacaaagtaagatcctgctatccccgcatacacacccacacagtaagatcctgctatccccgcatacacacccacacagtaagaccctgctatccccgcatacacacccacacagcaagatcctgctatccccgcatacacacccacacagtaagatcctgctatccccgcatacacacccacacagtaagaccctgctatccccgcatacacacccacacagtaagaccctgctatccccgcatacacacccacacagtaagatcctgttatccccgcatacacacccacacagcaagatcctgctatccccacgtacacacccacacagtaagatcctgctatcccgcatacacacccacacagtaagaccctgctatccccgcatacacacccacacagtaagaccctgctatccccgcatacacacccacacagtaagatcctgctatccccgcatacacacccacagtgtaagatcctgctatccccgcatacacacccacacagtaagatcctgctatccccgcatacacacccacacagcaagatcctgctatccccacgtacacacccacacagtaagatcctgctatcccgcatacacacccacacagtaagaccctgctatccccgcatacacacccacacagtaagaccctgctatccccgcatacacacccacacagtaagatcctgctatccccgcatacacacccacagtgtaagatcctgctatccccgcatacacacccacacagtaagatcctgctatccccgcatacacacccacacagtaagatcctgctatcccgcatacacacccacacagtaagatcctgctatccccgcatacacacccacacagtaagaccctgctttccctgcatacacacccacacagtaagatcctgctatccccgcatacacacccacacagtaagaccctcctatccctgcatacacacccacacagcaagatcctgctatccctgcatacacacccacacagtaagaccctgctatccccgcatacacacccacacagtaagatcctgctatccccgcatacacacccacacagtaagatcctgctatccccgcatacacacccacacagtaagaccctgctatccccgcatacacacccacacagcaagatcctgctatccccgcatacacacccacacagtaagaccctgctatccccgcatacacacccacacagtaagatcctgctatccccgcatacacacccacacagtaagaccctgctatcccgcatacacacccacacagtaagatcctgctatccccgcatacacacccacacagcaagatcctgctatccccgcatacacacccacacagcaagatcctgctatccccgcatacacacccacacagcaagatcctgctatccccgcatacacacccacacagcaagatcctgctatccccgcatacacacccacacagtaagaccctgctatccccgcatacacacccacacagtaagatcctgctatccccgcatacacacccacacagtaagatcctgctatccccgcatacacacccacacagtaagatcctgctatccccgcatacacacccacacagtaagaccctgctatccccgcatacacacccacacagtaagaccctgctatccccgcatacacacccacacagtaagaccctgctatccccgcatacacacccacaaagtaagatcctgctatccccgcatacacacccacacagtaagatcctgctatccccgcatacacacccacacagtaagaccctactatccccgcatacacacccacacagcaagatcctgctatccccgcatacacacccacacagtaagatcctgctatccccgcatacacacccacacagtaagaccctgctatccccgcatacacacccacacagtaagaccctgctatccccgcatacacacccacacagtaagatcctgttatccccgcatacacacccacacagtaagaccctgctatccccgcatacacacccacacagtaagaccctgctatcccctcatacacacccacacagtaagatcctgctatccccgcatacacacccacacagtaagatcctgctatccccgcatacacacccacacagtaagaccctgctatcccgcatacacacccacacagtaagaccctgctatccccgcatacacacccacacagcaagatcctgctatccccgcatacacacccacacagtaagatcctgctatccccgcatacacacccacacagtaagaccctgctatccccgcatacacacccacacagtaagaccctgctatccccgcatacacacccacacagtaagatcctgttatccccgcatacacacccacacagtaagaccctgctatccccgcatacacacccacacagtaagaccctgctatcccctcatacacacccacacagtaagatcctgctatccccgcatacacacccacacagtaagatcctgctatccccgcatacacacccacacagtaagaccctgctatccccgcatacacacccacacagtaagatcctgctatccccgcatacacacccacacagcaagatcctgctatccccgcatacacacccacacagtaagaccctgctatccccgcatacacacccacacagtaagatcctgctatccccgcatacacacccacacagtaagatcctgctatccccgcatacacacccacacagtatgaccttgctatccccgcatacacacccacacagtaagaccctgctatccccgcatacacacccacacagtaagaccctgctatccccgcatacacacccacacagtaagatcctgctatccccgcatacacacccacacagtaagaccctgctatccccacgtacacacccacacagtaagaccctgctatccccgcatacacacccacacagtaagaccctgctatccccgcatacacacccacacagtaagaccctgctatccccgcatacacacccacacagcaagatcctgctatccccgcatacacacccacacagcaagatcctgctatccctgcatacacacccacacagcaagaccctgctatccccgcatacacacccacacagtaagatcctgctatccccgcatacacacccacacagtaagaccctgctatccccgcatacacacccacacagtaagatcctgctatccccgcatacacacccacacagtaagatcctgctatccccgcatacacacccacacagtaagaccctgctatccccgcatacacacccacacagtaagaccctgctatccccgcatacacacccacacagtaagatcctgctatccccgcatacacacccacacagtaagatcctgctatccccgcatacacacccacacagtaagaccctgctatccccgcatacacacccacacagtaagatcctgctatccccgcatacacacccacacagtaagatcctgctatccccgcatacacacccacacagtaagatcctgctatccccgcatacacacccacacagtaagatcctgctatccccgcatacacacccacacagtaagatcctgctatccccgcatacacacccacacagtaagatcctgctatccccgcatacacacccacacagtaagatcctgctatccccgcatacacacccacacagtaagaccctgctatcccgcatacacacccacacagtaagatcctgctatccccgcatacacacccacacagtaagatcctgctatccccgcatacacacccacacagtaagaccctgctatccccgcatacacacccacacagtaagatcctgctatccccgcatacacacccacacagtaagatcctgctatccccgcatacacacccacacagtaagatcctgctatccccgcatacacacccacacagtaagaccttgctatccccgcatacacacccacacagtaagaccctgctatcccgcatacacacccacacagtaagaccctgctatccccgcatacacacccacacagtaagaccctgctatccccgcatacacacccacaaagtaagatcctgctatccccgcatacacacccacacagtaagatcctgctatccccgcatacacacccacacagtaagatcctgctatccccgcatacacacccacacagtaagatcctgctatccccgcatacacacccacacagtaagatcctgctatccccgcatacacacccacacagtaagatcctgctatccccgcatacacacccacacagtatgaccttgctatccccgcatacacacccacacagcaagaccctgctatccccgcatacacacccacacagcaagatcctgctatccccgcatacacacccacacagcaagatcctgctatccccgcatacacacccacacagtaagaccctgctatccccgcatacacacccacacagtaagatcctgctatcccgcatacacacccacacagtatgaccttgctatccccgcatacacacccacacagtaagaccctgctatccccgcatacacacccacacagtaagaccctgctatccccgcatacacacccacacagtaagaccctgctatccccgcatacacacccacacagtaagaccctgctatccccgcatacacacccacacagtaagaccctgctatccccgcatacacacccacacagtaagatcctgctatcccctcatacacacccacacagtaagatcctgctatcccctcatacacacccacacagtaagaccctgctatccccgcatacacacccacacagcaagatcctgctatccccgcatacacacccacacagcaagatcctgctatccccgcatacacacccacacagtaagatcctgctatccccgcatacacacccacacagtaagatcctgctatccccgcatacacacccacacagtaagatcctgctatcccgcatacacacccacacagtaagaccctgctatccccgcatacacacccacacagtaagatcctgctatccccgcatacacacccacacagtaagatcctgctatccccgcatacacacccacacagcaagaccctgctatccccgcatacacacccacacagtaagatcctgctatccccgcatacacacccacacagtaagaccctgctatccccgcatacacacccacacagcaagaccctgctatccccgcatacacacccacacagtaagaccctgctatccccgcatacacacccacacagtaagatcctgctatccccgcatacacacccacacagtaagatcctgctatccccgcatacacacccacacagcaagaccCTGCTACAAGATCCtactatccccgcatacacacccacacagtaagatcctgctatccccgcatacacacccacacagtaagaccctgctatccccgcatacacacccacacagcaagatcctgctatccccgcatacacacccacacagtaagatcctgctatccccgcatacacacccacacagtaagatcctgctatccccgcatacaaacccacacagtaagatcctgctatccccgcatacacacccacacagtaagaccctgctatccccgcatacacacccacaaagtaagatcctgctatccccgcatacacacccacacagtaagaccctgctatccccgcatacacacccacacagtaagatcctgctatcccgcatacacacccacacagtaagatcctgc
It encodes:
- the LOC142502200 gene encoding uncharacterized protein LOC142502200; amino-acid sequence: MAAAANPGSCSRVLLCGCVCGDSRILLCGCVCGDSRILLCGCVCGDSRVLLCGCVCGDSRVLLCGCVCGDSRVLLCGCVCGDSRILLCGCVCGDSRVLLCGCVCGDSRILLCGCVCGDSRILLCGCVCGDSRVLLCGCVCGIAGSYCVGVYAGIAGSYCVGVYAGIAGSYCVGVYAGIAGSCCVGVYAGIAGSCCVGVYAGIAGSYCVGVYEGIAGSYCVGVYEGIAGSYCVGVYAGIAGSYCVGVYAGIAGSYCVGVYAGIAGSYCVGVYAGIAGSYCVGVYAGIAGSYCVGVYAGIARSYCVGVYAGIAGSYCVGVYAGIAGSYCLQMMRSMWKCGEVEKRPGNNEKPW